The following is a genomic window from Micropterus dolomieu isolate WLL.071019.BEF.003 ecotype Adirondacks linkage group LG04, ASM2129224v1, whole genome shotgun sequence.
cacattttcgaatGGCCTTtcattgtggccagcctaaggcacacctgtgcaatacccatgctgtctgatcagcatcttgatatgccacacctgtgaggtggatggattatctcggcaaaggagaagtgctcactaacacagattctgacagatctgtgaacagtatttgagagaaataggccttttgtgtacatagagaaagtcttagatatttgagttcagctcatgatgaatgggggtaaaaacaagtgttgcgtttataattttgtttagcGTATATTGACATGtcttttttgaaagcattctttctTTACAGCATTTTCTCCACACTTTTTTACagtactgtgtatatatattgtttGACAGATATCAGGGAGGAGTTAATGTGAAttgaatttcattttgtttttgtgagagGCAGTTGCATTTTGATCCATTCGATTCAATGCgatgtgatttttaaatgtttgcatgCATTCCATTTGTAATTTAGCCAATAAACCACACCATTGTAGTTACACTTAATTACACTGTGAAAAAGACTTTCATAATACCCTTTCAACATTGTAAATCTCATCTTGGCAGAACAATATGTTGCCTTATCCGCAAAACAACATGACAATATAACAGCATAGTTAAGAATTGTTGGCTACTTTAGCCATCATTATAACTACACTGACAGCACAGAGTCATGTGACAAAACCATATGGTTGAAAGCTGCATTTGAATTGTATTTTGCTCATGCTAGTGAGACTGACACAACAGATCAATGGGCCTGACAAGTTACCACAAGACACTAAACAAAATAGTATAGGAAACCACCTGGaatcattaatattaaaatatatcatATTTCATCACAGCGTTTAACAGTTTTACAATGCTGTGAGCTCTATGTGGGTTACTGAATGGTTAAATCAGATCAAACTAACTCCTTAGTAAGTTATGGTTGACACAAGACAATACGTCCACATTTGGACAGCATGCTTATTCAGACTTTGCTTGTGGAAAGCATGAAATGTACTAAAGGGCCCCTTAAATACATTTGATAATTATTTCTGATCTAAAATAGTGCACTGGTCCCAGAGGAAATAAGAGGTGACTGGGCGCCAGAAGAACTAAGAACATAATGGTGTGTATAGAGAAGTAAACAAGTTTGGGGAAATTCACATAAATAATAACCACTAACGCTACAGGGTCCTTCAATATCAAATGTTACTCTGACTGGCAGCAGGATACATCAGAATGGCACCTGCAGATAGTTTGTAAAACGTAATTTTCCCCATTTTCAAGGAGATAGAAAACCGTGGAACcaaataatttttacatttatttattctgtattaATTTGTGTAGCCTATTATCTCCCTTTGCATCCACCCCACCTATTTCCCCAACTCATTTATCCTTGTATATTTTCTTCATACATTTCTTTATGCATTTCTGCTTCATTATGCAATTGTGAGGGTGCTGTCATTgtaaattttaaaaatttatCTTCTAtgcctttatttgttttataaccTGTTCACACAACCACTTTTAATTTTCCTGTTTCTCTGGTTATTTGGAAGCAAAGCGCCTTCAAGAAGGGGAGGGGCTTGGCGCTTGCCGCTGCTGATTGGTGATTGGTGCATACAGCTGTCATTAATCGTTCCTTGGACCATTCGTCTTGGGGGCGTCAAAGTAGGCGTAAACGTTTCTAGCATGCTGATTGGCGTAGCACGTCCAGTGGTGCGGTCGAGTACTCTTTTTAGCTTAGGAGGTGGGAGCAAGAGCTGGTTGAATCCTCTATTAAATACTAAGGAAAGGTGCTACACTGTTTACTTTCTTATCTCTTTTTGCACTGAATCATCCTTTATGAAAAGACAGGAGGTAATGTCGTCCCACAGTTCCTTGCGGCAGCAACGTTTGAAACAACGCACTATTGTAGTTTTACTATGGCAGAGCCACATAAATGTAGAAAAAACGGGGCATCTATTTTATGCTCGTGCACAATCCAAAATTTATGGAAATCCTTGCCTGAGCTCCAAATCCATACATATAGATTTCAAATCTATCCAGTTAGGAGTCATCTTCTCTCATTGTGGAATGCACAAAAAACTTACTTAACATGTGTATAAAAAGGTCAGCAGCCTTTTGCCAGGAAACTCTTGCCTATATACTTATGTCTGGATGTTATTTACTCTGGCCCCTTTGCTTAAttccttgtttttatttaattatcatTTATATAATGGCTCAACTATCTCTACTTGTATAATAATTTCAGGATGGTATATTAATTCAACGTTTCaatcctgtttgttttgtttttgtatttattttcagcaatATTTAGTTGTTACTTCCTATGATTAActgctggttaaatgtacatcactataaatatatgtaattcTCTTTTGAACAGGAAACCTTCGATTTGTATTAGCAGTGAAGAGTTTTGGTCAGATGTCACTATTTCAGCCAGCCCCTGCTGATGAATCCTCCTTcccatctttccttgacctcatgatgttttccatcgaggtcgAAGTGTTTGGGACGTAGGACGTTGTTTCTATGAGTATTCGGCCGCAGCCCTTGTTTGATAACACAGTTGGGTGGATCCAAAACACGAGGACGAGGGGATTGTCATTCATTTATTAGCGAGTTCGTTTCATGAAACCAATCGAGGATTAAAGCGTATCCACAAATCTAAAACATAAAAGGTATGATTTATTGttaacacacctctgaaagGTCAATAGGATGGTCTTGTTAACTTGAACGTCTAGCTAATGCTAGCCACCTAGCTAGCTAGTAAGCTAAAGATAGCTGTCGTTATGTAGCTAGGTAGTTAATACTAACGTCGCTGTCAATACCGCTAACTTTAGTTTGTCCATTTGTTTTTTCGTAACTGCAGTAACTAGCTATATGTTATTTGCtattgttttgtgtgaaacaaagGTGTTACACCCCATTTGGCACTTGTGTTTTTATACTATCGAGATGCTGGCAGAAGCGAGCAGCAACCTTCTTGAATAGTTGCATCATCATTCGTGTAAGGTTGATCTTAACGTTGCTTTTAAGACCTTTCTGTCCAACAAGATTAACAAAATGTAGCGCCGCTGCTGATCGTTGCATCGCATCGACCGTGAAACGTTCGTGCATTATTATTTCCCGATTCTGTTCAAATGTTATGTAACGTTAACCTCAGCACTGTTTGCAAGCACAGGGTTAAAACAGGGGGGTAACGTtagatttaataataatatgattttAATAATGATCAGTTGACAAATACACAGTGAGTATTTGCCATCATTAAGAGCAGCCCTTTcagttatatatatttgtaattagCTCAAATGTATATGCAAATAATTGAGACTTGTCATGTCCTTTAGCTACTTCTTTCCTGGGAATTAACACTTGTATTGAGTAAACAAGCCTTTCTAATCGAGCAGTCTTGGGGTAAAGTGAGGTGTGtcataaacagatttttttttaataaaccatCCTGTTCACATGGCTTTAAtggataaaaatataatttgaacATGATTATTTGGGGTCATCTTTGAAAGATGTAAACTCATAACTATTATCTCTTTCCTCCGTTAATTGTTTGTTAAAtggccatcacaatttcccagggAAAATTGTATTCAAATGCAGTTCGGTCACAGTTTGAAACCCAAAGATAATCAGTTTGTTATGtaatacaaagaaaagcatcacaTCCTAATATCCAAGGCTGGAACCGGcgaataaaaatgttattaattgtTTATCGAAACAGTTACTGATTACTCTTCTGTCAGTTTTTCTTCAACTGTTGACTGGTCgattatggcaaaaatcataatcTCAATTATtctggtcaatattgagatcacgaTTACTCAACACGGTTTATAGGGCTGACCTGTATGCTTTGAAGTGTCTAAATCAGGATTCAAATGCATCTTGGTTTTTTTATTCCAAAATTCCAAAATAGCctatgaaataagaaatagtaaTCCAACATTAAGACATACCTTTTTAATCCTGCATGGGGAAACTcctttgttatattttttggTTACACACACAGGTccgaacacacacgcacaacacatggagagatgtcagagcgaGGGGGCTGCCACTTAGTGTAGTTTACTTAAGGCCACCTGAACTGATCAAAGTCCAGGTCCGTATCTGTCCGTAGTCCGTATCTGTAGTCAAACCGGGAGTCGAACCGGCGAACCTCCGGTTTCCAAGCCAAGTCCTTATGGACTGTGCTGCTGCCCCTGCAATTTGCAACTTAGAGTGCAAAGAAGATGACTAGCAGTATTTCCCATAGGTTTGGGGCAGGCGgggggcacacacacacgaagcACAGATGTTGATTATCTTGTTTTCGTAGGCCTTATCATTTGAAGCAAATTTCGAAAACACAATTTGATTAATCGCCCTGCCCTAGTTTCAGCTTTACTCAAGACTTCTAATTAAGTCTTCTTCTACTCCCCCTTTCGCCTGCTCCTGTTAGGGGTCACCACGGCAGATTATCGGTTTCCACCTCTTCCTGTCCTCTGcattttcctctctctcaccaAATCCATAAACCTCCTCTTTGgccttcctcttttcctcttgcCTGGCAGCTCCATCATCAGTATTCTCTCCCCGTCTCTCCTCCGCACTGAATTTATTTCTTGGCCCCACCAATCCTTTCATAACTAAGTCACTATTTTAAACGATTAAAGGGTTTGCATCACATTAACCTGCTTCTGCCTTTTTTGAGATAAGATGAATCTAAAGCATCTTAACCTGAAGCTTAATGATTTCTAGTTTGAAGAGACCTTTGACAAACAATAACACGGGGTTGATGGCAATAGCTGCAACATTTTAGACATTCAGGTATTGTGAGCCATTcctgaacaaacaaaaaagactaTTGTAAAGTTCATTTAAATTCTGCATCCAGTCTAACTaactgatttttcttttctacGGCTTGTGCTGTCAGGGTGATGTCAGCAGCCTCTCTCATGCGCCTGGCAAGGTGCAGTGGTCCTCATGTGGGATGCAGTGGTCTTTTACAGAAAGCCCTTGTCTACCCACTCACATTCCAGCAGGACAGCCACCTCCAGTTCACAATCTCGCGGAGACAAATTTACACTCCTTCAGGACGACGGCACAGCAACACACGCTTTGATCCTGACAGCAGTGGCCGCCCCACTACTTGGGATTCATTTGGCATCTGGGACAATCGTATTGATGAGCCCATCCTGCTGCCTCCCAGCATTCGCTACGGGAAGCCCATCCCTAAAGTCAGCTTATCGAGGGTAGGCTGTGCCTCGCTCATTGGTCAACGCAAAGGGAACGAAGACCGCTTCCAGGTCTCCCAGATAACTGACAACATCCTCTACTTTGCTGTGTTTGATGGGCATGGCGGGCCAGAAGCAGCTGACTTTTGTGAAAAATACATGGAGAAATTCATCAAgtgaggaaattatttgactgATAAACAATTTTAATGTCTGAAAATGTTGCCAAAAAAAAGTCAGCCCATCGATGTTGCTGAAATTCTTATCAGTGTagtgtttttggttgttgtttcaGGGACCTTGTGGCAAAAGAGTCCAATCTGGAACTGGTTTTGACGAAGGCCTTCCTTGAAGTAGACAAAGCTCTTCAAAAGGACTTGCACTTCTCCCCAAATGGTAGGTTCATTCATATTACATGTACAAAGATATACTTTGTATATGCATACACACGTAAATATGTAATGACACATGTTTCTTCTCTCTTCAAAACCTTACTTATCTACTTAGGCTTTGAAGCCTTGGATTTCCCAACTGACATGACCTGAGCACTTTTGGTTAGAGGTCTGTCGTTTAACCCAAAGTTACTTAATAACTGATGAAAAATTAACCAGCTACAACTAGAGCAAACACTAGTGTTTCACTGCTTCCAGTACTGCATGTACTTATACAGAaaggtgacaaattaaaggaaaatctTCGTACATGTGTGGATAAACATAGTAAATGTTGATCCTTCCATATAGGACAAGAGGTGTCACTGAATGATTTTTGATGAGTGTAATAATAAAGTGAATTATATGCTACCATtagtcaccagatctcagtcCAGTTAAACGCCTGTAGAGTCTATGCCAACAAACTTCGAAGCTATTCTAAAGGCTTGTGGTACAAAACAcacttaatgttgtttttttcctttaatttgtcacctaTCTTTTGATAGCATGGGCATCGAAATTGATATTAGGGGTAATTTGAGCATCCCTCAAACAAATTACTGCAAAACATTTCTCATTATATCATTACATCTCTCACTATATATTTGCCCTTGTTATGTGGAAACTTGTCAAATTAGCTTGACTTCTTTTTCAGAGGGCATTATGTCTGATTAAGGTTATCTGTTGATATAAAAGCTAGTATACCTGTTATGTGGCCATACATCGGTCACACTGTGTGAAATGTCCCaatatgcctgtgtgtgtgtgtgcatgttatcTACGGCAGCTGCTGACCCAGCTAAGAGCTGGAGGTCCTTGGCACCAATGTGGATGACGAGAGGCTAGATTTTGAAGGAGAGTCCAGCGGGTCCTAAATCCTGGACTACTGGAAGGTTCCCTATCTTTCTCTCACTCCTCTCTTTCTCGCGCtctcccttttcttttcttctctcaccAATTGTATGCAAAGCTTCTTGTGAGACAGTGCTTCAGTTTGACAAGTTGTATGAGATGTATGTTGTCAGTGACAGATGAGTGAGACGCAGCATGTTCAATATGTAGATTAGGCACACATACAAATGCACATCTTAAATCTTATCTCCACTTAGTcatcacatttatttctttggAAATAGAAAGGCCTAATGCAGGCTTACTAGTGTGAGCAGATAAGTCCACTTAATGACGTTCTTTCAAATTTATTTTCCCTAAATGAACtaaagtttagtttagtttgtgtGTAGTAAAATATCCGCTGTGCAAACACTGTTTGCCAAACACATAAAGTTGTCTGGAACACTGTTAAAATAATATCTTAGTTTTTGCCTGCATTAATATGAGTTGTTAATAACCAAGGACAAAGTAATTAAATCTAATTTCGCTTTTCAGACTAGCTGTGAATTTATCACATTTGTAACCATAAATGCATGCAAAACCATACATGTAAAACAAATCTCCCCTCTCCTGAAGTATTCAGAAAAGTCGTTTTCTTTTAAGATGAGTTTATGTGTTGCTTTTTGAATATCAACATCAGGACTGGACACTGATAAGTGTTGTGTCAgttaacatttattatttctaGGTTGAGCCTTAGACTTAACTCTGCTC
Proteins encoded in this region:
- the ppm1kb gene encoding protein phosphatase 1K, mitochondrial (The sequence of the model RefSeq protein was modified relative to this genomic sequence to represent the inferred CDS: added 109 bases not found in genome assembly) → MSAASLMRLARCSGPHVGCSGLLQKALVYPLTFQQDSHLQFTISRRQIYTPSGRRHSNTRFDPDSSGRPTTWDSFGIWDNRIDEPILLPPSIRYGKPIPKVSLSRVGCASLIGQRKGNEDRFQVSQITDNILYFAVFDGHGGPEAADFCEKYMEKFIKDLVAKESNLELVLTKAFLEVDKALQKDLHFSPNAPGMNAGTTATVALLRDSIELVVGSVGDSRAMLCRKGKALKLTIDHTPERKDEKERIKRSGGFITWNSLGQPNVNGRLAMTRSIGDFDLKNMGVIAEPETKRISLHHAHDSFLALTTDGVNFIMNSQEICNVINQCHDPKEAAQRISDQALQYGSEDNSTIIVVPFGAWGKHQSSDTSFSFSRSF